A region from the Sphingomonas sp. S2-65 genome encodes:
- the cyoA gene encoding ubiquinol oxidase subunit II: protein MKREGALRRLGALSLLLTGATLSACSDATILAPAGPIGDANRTILFNALAIMLAIVIPTILATLGFAWWFRAGNVHAKRRPDFVYSGRIELLVWSIPILVILFLGGVIWVGSHQLDPRKPIASATPALEVQVVSFDWKWLFIYPNQGVATVNQLVVPAGVPVHFSITSASVMNAFFVPKLGSMIYAMNGMRTELNLRADKPGTFHGQSAHFSGDGFPDMNFRTHAVPVAQFNAWATGLRGKGPSLDAQAYRLLAQQSQGVKPYSYGAVAPGFFDAILSHRLKPAPGPSQGRGGGNNISPGTVEHAW, encoded by the coding sequence ATGAAGCGGGAAGGTGCCCTGCGGCGGCTCGGTGCCCTGTCCCTGCTGCTCACCGGTGCCACGCTGTCGGCGTGCAGCGACGCGACCATCCTCGCGCCTGCCGGGCCGATCGGCGACGCCAACCGCACCATCCTGTTCAACGCGCTGGCGATCATGCTGGCGATCGTCATCCCGACCATCCTTGCCACGCTTGGTTTCGCCTGGTGGTTCCGCGCCGGCAACGTGCACGCGAAGCGCCGCCCGGACTTCGTCTATTCGGGGCGGATCGAGCTGCTGGTCTGGTCGATCCCGATTCTGGTGATCCTGTTCCTCGGCGGCGTGATCTGGGTCGGCAGCCACCAGCTCGATCCCCGCAAGCCGATCGCCTCGGCCACCCCCGCGCTCGAAGTGCAGGTCGTCTCGTTCGATTGGAAATGGCTGTTCATCTACCCGAACCAGGGCGTCGCCACGGTCAATCAGCTGGTCGTGCCGGCCGGCGTGCCGGTGCATTTCTCGATCACCTCGGCCAGCGTGATGAACGCGTTCTTCGTGCCCAAACTCGGCAGCATGATCTACGCGATGAACGGCATGCGCACCGAACTCAACCTGCGCGCCGACAAGCCTGGAACCTTCCACGGCCAGTCCGCCCATTTCAGCGGCGACGGCTTCCCCGACATGAACTTCCGGACGCACGCGGTACCGGTCGCGCAGTTCAACGCCTGGGCCACCGGGCTGCGCGGCAAGGGCCCGTCGCTCGACGCGCAAGCGTATCGCCTGCTCGCCCAGCAGAGCCAGGGCGTGAAGCCCTATAGCTATGGCGCGGTCGCCCCCGGTTTCTTCGACGCGATCCTGAGCCACCGGCTCAAGCCCGCGCCCGGACCATCGCAGGGCCGTGGCGGCGGCAACAACATTTCGCCAGGGACAGTAGAACATGCTTGGTAA